Proteins encoded in a region of the Manduca sexta isolate Smith_Timp_Sample1 chromosome 9, JHU_Msex_v1.0, whole genome shotgun sequence genome:
- the LOC115451750 gene encoding uncharacterized protein C6orf132 homolog, protein MNYESERAMNQKRLRMDPEPGHGVVQGNGLPLNYIDNGHQIPYQPYAGAYNTHYPPPDAFAAYGPPPPGGYAPQNLSYAPPAHQNYPHHQSFPPQQPPQAQLHMQTHLGYGDVGVHKPAWPPQPHLLPPLDTQKPLDVKQLKPEIKLEPADSQKRPHPENEMMGGDLDQPKIKIKTDIFKPDDLAHRPAIDKPLDVVQKTQDIQKPVDIQSKDDQLNVCVENKTGDKPAECVQAEGAGAAGEAPRHDAARDTLHGDVDRKPFSSPELPKSGTVPGKAPTPGTEPKKRGRPKGSTNKPKPPGAKLSPPTPGAHTPRAPAPRPALPPARPRATGYQYAIRPFRKDFSGIQFRRRWSDDCLDSSHIPNEVYFGDVPVSLEVLFNYYDANAEREKLATQAAHIAAQKAAAAKLAAAKLQARGLLSNEVTTVDSSSSDDTSGSSGSDSEESDDDAPLKRGPGRPKGSKNSPRAGSAGGTAATPGGADARLAAAARAAARAGAAASPVPPELRQPGITDMKKFCKAAGIRFDYKKLVEGCTKNKERVQKMMDLLVAAGLEGKPTLEKCKAIKQATIDKKEQEKQAKKEARAKHKEDERKTEGAVPRRMTRGATGVKPRQRIVISSDEEDDTPAARRTLSKLRSSVNDDSDSD, encoded by the exons ATGAATTATGAATCGGAACGAGCCATGAATCAGAAGAGGTTGCGAATGGATCCGGAGCCGGGTCACGGTGTTGTGCAGGGGAATGGTTTGCCGCTCAATTACATCG ATAATGGACATCAGAtcccgtatcagccgtatgcGGGGGCATACAACACTCACTACCCGCCGCCAGACGCATTCGCGGCATACGGGCCGCCGCCCCCGGGGGGCTACGCCCCACAGAATTTGTCGTACGCACCTCCCGCGCATCAGAATTACCCACATCACCAGAGTTTCCCGCCACAACAGCCGCCGCAGGCTCAATTACATATGCAAACTCACTTGG GGTATGGAGACGTGGGAGTGCACAAGCCGGCGTGGCCGCCGCAGCCGCACCTGCTGCCGCCGCTCGACACGCAGAAACCGCTCGACGTGAAGCAGCTCAAGCCGGAGATCAAACTCGAGCCCGCCGACTCGCAGAAGAGGCCGCATCCCGAGAATGAGATGATG GGAGGCGATCTCGACCAGccgaagataaaaataaaaacggacATATTCAAACCGGACGACTTGGCGCACAGGCCGGCTATAGATAAACCACTCG ATGTCGTACAGAAAACTCAAGACATACAAAAACCAGTTGATATACAGAGCAAAG ATGATCAACTTAATGTCTGCGTAGAGAACAAAACTGGGGACAAACCAGCCG AGTGCGTGCAGGCGGAgggcgcaggcgcggcgggCGAGGCGCCGCGACATGATGCCGCGCGCGACACGCTGCACGG TGATGTGGACAGAAAGCCGTTCAGCAGTCCGGAGCTGCCGAAGTCTGGCACTGTTCCGGGGAAGGCGCCTACGCCTGGCACAGAG CCAAAGAAGCGGGGCCGGCCGAAGGGCTCTACCAATAAACCGAAGCCGCCCGGGGCGAAGCTGTCGCCCCCCACGCCGGGGGCCCACACCCCCCGTGCGCCTGCACCGCGTCCCGCGCTGCCCCCCGCCAGACCTCGCGCCACCGGCTACCAGTACGCGATCAGACCCTTCAGGAAAGATTTCTCCGGGATACAGTTTAGAAG GCGGTGGAGCGACGACTGCCTGGACTCGTCGCACATCCCGAACGAGGTGTACTTCGGCGACGTGCCGGTGTCGCTGGAGGTGCTGTTCAACTACTACGACGCGAACGCCGAGCGGGAGAAGCTCGCCACGCAGGCCGCGCACATCGCCGCGCAGAAGGCCGCCGCCGCCAAGCTCGCCGCCGCCAAGCTGCAGGCCAGGGGACTCCTCTCCAACGAg GTAACGACAGTGGACTCTTCATCATCAGACGATACGTCAGGTTCCTCAGGCAGTGATTCGGAAGAAAGTGACGAT GACGCGCCGCTGAAGCGCGGTCCGGGCCGGCCGAAGGGGTCGAAGAACTCGCCGCGGGCGGGCAGCGCGGGCGGCACGGCGGCCACGCCGGGCGGCGCGGACGCGcggctggcggcggcggcgcgggcggcggctcGGGCCGGCGCGGCCGCCTCGCCCGTGCCGCCCGAGCTGCGCCAGCCCGGCATCACCGACATGAAGAAGTTCTGCAAGGCCGCCGGCATACGCTTCGACTACAAGAAGCTTGTCGAAG gGTGCACAAAAAACAAGGAGCGTGTACAAAAAATGATGGACCTGCTCGTGGCGGCTGGGCTGGAAGGCAAGCCGACTTTAGAGAAATGCAAGGCCATAAAACAGGCGACAATCGACAAGAAAGAACAAGAGAAACAGGCGAAGAAAGAGGCACGGGCTAAACACAAAGAGGATGAACGCAAAA